The proteins below come from a single Hyphomicrobium denitrificans ATCC 51888 genomic window:
- a CDS encoding retropepsin-like aspartic protease family protein — protein sequence MFAFLISAIVALGGALLYLLFTGSSLEAMQGPPIAITVIGALILLYLLSHHNNERRFGRLAAIAALGAIAVVGAVSTRVDPVPMIKNFFAVAHGELTSSDRDIAASIATASAPASVRIRKIDDGFLANAEVNGQAFPMLVDSGAATVVLRQSDAEKAGIDVTHVTFDTPLKTANGTSYLAPVRLKSVRVGQLTIDDVEALVAKPGTLNESLLGMSFLRRLTSYQVAGDFITLRQ from the coding sequence ATGTTCGCGTTTCTCATATCGGCAATTGTCGCGCTCGGCGGCGCGCTGCTGTACTTGCTTTTCACCGGCTCCAGTCTCGAAGCCATGCAAGGCCCGCCGATCGCGATCACCGTCATCGGCGCGCTGATCCTGCTATATCTGCTCTCGCATCATAACAACGAGCGACGCTTCGGCCGCCTCGCGGCGATCGCCGCTCTCGGCGCTATCGCAGTCGTCGGCGCCGTCTCGACGCGGGTCGATCCGGTCCCGATGATCAAGAACTTTTTCGCGGTAGCGCACGGCGAACTCACGTCGAGCGATCGCGACATCGCTGCGTCGATCGCGACGGCGTCCGCGCCCGCATCGGTGCGCATTCGCAAAATCGATGACGGCTTCCTTGCCAACGCGGAAGTCAACGGGCAGGCGTTCCCGATGCTGGTCGACAGCGGCGCCGCGACCGTCGTGCTCCGTCAATCCGACGCCGAGAAGGCCGGCATCGATGTCACTCATGTGACGTTCGACACGCCGCTCAAGACCGCGAACGGCACCAGCTATCTCGCGCCCGTCCGGCTCAAGTCCGTTCGTGTCGGACAATTGACGATCGATGATGTCGAGGCGCTCGTCGCAAAGCCCGGAACTCTTAACGAAAGCTTGCTCGGTATGAGTTTCTTAAGGCGTCTCACGTCTTATCAGGTGGCCGGAGACTTCATTACGCTCAGGCAATAG
- a CDS encoding retropepsin-like aspartic protease family protein, whose translation MSSATVSLYASLALATAGAAGFAYTLTHPGVVAGFARSLFETAPDADPTASADAPQAAQAKRPAAERGTVALPAGAYGHFQTEAEINGRTIGVMVDTGASLVALTYDDARRAGIYVNPADFTGIAQTANGTARVAPVTISRIEIGDITVRNVAGVVSERGKSDRTLLGMSFLGRLSRVEMRSGTLVLQE comes from the coding sequence ATGTCTTCGGCAACCGTCAGTCTTTATGCGTCCCTCGCGCTCGCGACCGCCGGCGCTGCGGGCTTTGCCTATACGCTCACGCATCCGGGAGTCGTCGCGGGGTTCGCGAGAAGTCTTTTCGAAACCGCGCCCGACGCTGATCCCACTGCGAGCGCCGACGCTCCGCAGGCCGCGCAGGCCAAGCGACCGGCCGCTGAACGTGGCACCGTCGCATTGCCGGCCGGCGCCTATGGCCATTTCCAGACCGAAGCCGAGATCAACGGACGCACCATCGGCGTCATGGTCGATACCGGAGCGTCTCTCGTGGCGCTCACATACGATGATGCCCGCCGCGCCGGCATCTACGTCAATCCGGCAGACTTCACGGGCATCGCGCAAACGGCCAATGGAACGGCTCGGGTCGCCCCTGTCACAATTTCCCGGATCGAGATCGGAGACATTACGGTTCGCAATGTCGCCGGGGTCGTGTCCGAACGGGGTAAATCCGACCGGACACTGCTCGGAATGTCATTTTTAGGACGACTTTCCCGCGTCGAAATGCGGTCCGGAACCCTAGTGCTTCAAGAGTAG
- a CDS encoding phosphomannomutase/phosphoglucomutase gives MLPKPRADLKPNTADFERLPLVKPTGFREYDARWLFPEEINLMGLNAVGLGMATLFTRRGVPRRIVVGHDYRWYSGAVKQALMTGLLAGGCEVHDIGLALSPMAYFAQFELDVEGVAMVTASHNDNGWTGIKMGLSRPLTFGPDDMSELKSIVLNGDYETRTGGRYIFVHDMAERYVKSLTNRPKLKRRLKVVAACGNGTAGAFAAEVLSAVGCEVVPLNTDLDHSFPNHNPNPEDMKMLHAVAAKVRETNADVGLAFDGDGDRCGVVANDGHEIFADKVGVMLARDISSLHRNAKFVVDVKSTGLFTTDPVLIANGATTTYWKTGHSYIKRFNFENKTLVGFEKSGHFFFNTPLGRGYDDGLIAALAVCDMLDRNPDKSIADLRDALPKTWSSPTMSPHCDDEKKYDVVERITEHYKRQKDSGGHIAGQAIRDLITVNGVRVMLEDGTWGLVRASSNKPELVVVVESPTSEANMKAIFKDIDQQLSRFPEVGEYNQKIAV, from the coding sequence ATGCTGCCGAAGCCACGCGCCGACCTCAAACCCAACACGGCCGATTTCGAACGACTGCCGCTCGTCAAGCCGACCGGCTTTCGCGAATATGACGCGCGCTGGCTGTTCCCCGAAGAAATCAATCTGATGGGTCTCAATGCCGTCGGGCTCGGCATGGCGACGCTGTTCACGCGGCGCGGCGTTCCCCGTCGTATCGTCGTCGGGCATGACTACCGCTGGTATTCGGGCGCGGTGAAGCAGGCGCTGATGACCGGACTTCTGGCAGGCGGCTGCGAAGTCCACGACATCGGTCTCGCGCTGTCGCCGATGGCGTACTTCGCGCAGTTCGAACTCGACGTCGAAGGCGTGGCGATGGTCACCGCCAGCCATAACGACAACGGCTGGACGGGCATCAAGATGGGTCTGTCGCGACCGTTGACGTTCGGCCCCGACGACATGTCGGAGCTGAAATCAATCGTCCTCAACGGCGACTATGAAACGCGCACCGGCGGCCGTTATATCTTCGTGCACGACATGGCTGAACGCTATGTCAAATCGCTGACGAACCGCCCGAAGCTGAAGCGTCGTCTCAAAGTCGTGGCGGCGTGCGGCAACGGAACGGCGGGTGCGTTCGCGGCAGAAGTTCTGTCGGCGGTCGGCTGCGAGGTCGTTCCGCTGAACACGGACCTCGATCATTCCTTCCCGAACCACAATCCGAACCCCGAAGACATGAAGATGCTGCACGCGGTTGCGGCCAAGGTTCGCGAAACCAACGCCGACGTCGGGCTGGCCTTCGATGGCGACGGCGATCGCTGCGGTGTCGTCGCGAACGATGGGCATGAGATTTTCGCGGACAAGGTCGGCGTCATGCTGGCCCGCGATATCTCTTCGCTCCATCGCAACGCGAAGTTCGTCGTCGACGTGAAATCGACGGGCTTGTTCACGACCGATCCCGTCCTCATCGCGAACGGCGCGACCACGACGTATTGGAAAACCGGCCACAGCTACATCAAGCGCTTCAACTTCGAGAACAAGACGCTGGTCGGTTTCGAGAAGTCCGGCCACTTCTTCTTCAACACGCCGCTTGGACGCGGCTACGACGACGGACTCATCGCGGCGCTTGCCGTCTGCGATATGCTCGACCGCAACCCGGACAAGTCGATTGCCGATCTTCGCGACGCGCTGCCGAAGACGTGGAGTTCGCCGACGATGTCGCCGCATTGCGACGATGAAAAGAAATACGACGTCGTCGAGCGCATCACCGAGCACTACAAGCGCCAGAAGGACAGCGGCGGCCACATCGCGGGTCAGGCCATTCGCGATCTGATCACCGTCAACGGCGTGCGCGTGATGCTGGAAGATGGCACCTGGGGCCTTGTCCGCGCCTCGTCGAACAAGCCCGAGCTTGTCGTCGTCGTCGAAAGCCCGACGTCGGAAGCCAACATGAAGGCGATCTTCAAGGACATCGACCAGCAGCTGTCGCGCTTCCCGGAGGTCGGTGAATACAATCAGAAGATTGCTGTCTGA
- a CDS encoding sulfite exporter TauE/SafE family protein: MPAVVSGDNLAVLLLLLAAAGLLGGFLSGLLGIGGGGVLVPVLYEVYGAIGVPEDVRMHVTLGTTLAVIAPTVLRSFAAFRARGTVDIDIVRRMGPWIFVGVTAGILIADHASSVALRWVWVVFGTALAIKMALGRDDWRIANTLPRPPWLEGAAFGIGTISTLMGIGGASFTVPLLTLFGRPILQAVATATGLGPIIAIPGLIGYVISGWGVAGLPPLSLGYVNAGALLIAPLGVLAAPYGVRMAHSIPKRALELAFATFLACVALRFLMTLI, translated from the coding sequence ATGCCAGCCGTCGTCTCGGGAGACAATCTGGCGGTCCTGCTTCTGTTGCTCGCAGCCGCTGGTCTGCTAGGCGGATTCCTTTCCGGTTTGCTCGGCATCGGCGGCGGCGGCGTGCTCGTGCCGGTTCTCTACGAAGTCTACGGCGCGATCGGCGTGCCGGAAGACGTCCGCATGCATGTGACGCTCGGGACGACGCTCGCCGTCATCGCGCCGACCGTGCTGCGATCGTTCGCAGCGTTTCGCGCGCGCGGAACCGTCGACATCGACATCGTGCGGCGCATGGGGCCTTGGATTTTCGTCGGTGTCACGGCGGGCATTTTGATTGCCGATCATGCCAGCAGTGTCGCTTTGCGCTGGGTCTGGGTCGTTTTCGGAACCGCACTCGCGATCAAGATGGCGCTCGGCCGCGACGACTGGCGGATCGCCAATACGTTGCCCCGCCCGCCGTGGCTCGAAGGCGCTGCCTTCGGTATCGGAACGATCTCGACGCTGATGGGCATCGGAGGCGCAAGCTTTACGGTGCCGCTGCTAACGCTATTCGGCAGGCCAATTCTGCAAGCCGTCGCGACGGCGACGGGCCTTGGCCCGATCATCGCGATCCCGGGCCTTATCGGCTACGTGATCTCAGGCTGGGGCGTGGCGGGCCTTCCGCCGCTCTCGCTCGGTTACGTCAACGCCGGAGCGCTGTTGATCGCGCCACTCGGCGTCTTGGCTGCGCCGTATGGAGTGAGGATGGCGCACAGCATTCCGAAACGTGCGCTCGAACTGGCGTTCGCCACCTTCCTCGCCTGCGTCGCGCTGCGCTTTTTAATGACGCTTATTTAG
- the dusA gene encoding tRNA dihydrouridine(20/20a) synthase DusA: protein MRGTARSVLRRNESKAKSVTHPAHRFSIAPMMDWTDRHCRVFHRQLTTRALLYTEMVTADAVIHGDRARLLGYSEVEHPIALQLGGSDPAKLAEAARIGAELGYDEINLNVGCPSDRVQEGRFGACLMSEPELVAACVAAMRAHQPVPVTVKCRIGIDDQDAEEDLRRFIDVVADAGCTRFVVHARKAWLKGLSPKENREVPPLDYERVYRLKAARPDLEIVINGGIETIEEARAHLDHVDGVMLGRAAYQNPAILADVDRLIFDADTESPTRAAALEAMLPYIEQHLKRGGRLSNVTRHVLGLYHGQPRGKTFRRHLSEGATSADATADVLREAIAIVERRADEARDSSRAA from the coding sequence ATGCGCGGCACGGCTCGGTCCGTGCTTAGGCGAAACGAAAGCAAAGCGAAATCAGTGACCCACCCGGCGCATAGATTCAGTATCGCCCCGATGATGGATTGGACGGACCGGCACTGCCGCGTCTTTCACCGTCAACTGACGACGCGCGCGCTTCTCTATACGGAAATGGTGACCGCCGACGCCGTCATTCATGGCGACCGGGCACGTCTGCTCGGATATTCCGAAGTCGAGCATCCGATCGCACTCCAGCTCGGCGGCTCCGATCCGGCGAAGCTCGCCGAAGCCGCGCGTATCGGCGCCGAGCTTGGCTACGATGAAATCAATCTCAACGTCGGTTGCCCCTCGGATCGCGTGCAGGAAGGCCGCTTCGGCGCTTGCTTGATGTCCGAGCCCGAACTCGTGGCGGCATGCGTCGCCGCGATGCGCGCGCATCAACCTGTGCCGGTCACCGTCAAATGCCGGATCGGCATCGACGATCAGGACGCGGAAGAAGATCTGCGCCGCTTCATCGATGTCGTCGCCGATGCCGGATGTACCCGTTTCGTCGTGCATGCGCGCAAGGCGTGGCTGAAAGGCCTGTCGCCGAAAGAGAACCGCGAGGTTCCTCCGCTCGATTACGAACGCGTCTATCGTCTGAAGGCCGCGCGTCCCGACCTCGAAATCGTCATCAATGGCGGCATCGAAACGATCGAAGAGGCTCGCGCGCATCTCGATCACGTCGACGGCGTCATGCTCGGGCGCGCCGCCTATCAGAATCCCGCGATCCTCGCCGATGTCGATCGTCTGATCTTTGACGCCGATACGGAAAGTCCGACGCGCGCAGCCGCTCTCGAAGCGATGCTGCCTTATATCGAGCAGCACTTGAAGCGCGGCGGCCGCCTTTCGAACGTCACGCGCCACGTTCTCGGTCTTTATCACGGACAGCCGCGCGGCAAGACGTTCCGGCGCCATTTGAGTGAAGGCGCGACGTCGGCGGACGCGACCGCCGATGTGCTGCGCGAGGCGATTGCGATCGTCGAACGCCGCGCCGACGAGGCAAGAGACAGTTCGCGGGCAGCATAG
- a CDS encoding MOSC domain-containing protein, which produces MTLNHRRPTISQMNTGEIVAIGPQRAPTGIFKRATAGPWHVASDGLLGDHQGDRKNHGGPEKAIHQYPADSYAVWRSEYPSLIPVLEQGAAFGENLCLPLMTEETVCVGDIYRIGEVLLQISQGRQPCWKLNLKFDRPDMAWLVQKTGRTGWYYRVLKSGRIEPGSTVDLVERPHPHWTIARLNAVIASRSLAREELSEMAALSVLAESWRNLARRRLESREVESWSKRLGQNTET; this is translated from the coding sequence ATGACCTTGAATCACAGACGTCCGACCATCTCTCAAATGAACACGGGCGAGATCGTTGCGATCGGGCCCCAGCGGGCGCCGACCGGAATTTTCAAGCGCGCGACGGCAGGGCCGTGGCATGTCGCGAGCGACGGACTGCTCGGCGATCATCAGGGCGACCGCAAAAATCACGGCGGACCCGAGAAGGCGATCCATCAGTATCCGGCCGACAGCTATGCCGTATGGCGCAGCGAATACCCGAGCTTGATACCGGTTCTGGAACAGGGCGCTGCTTTCGGCGAAAATCTATGCCTGCCGCTGATGACCGAGGAAACCGTCTGCGTCGGCGATATCTATCGGATCGGAGAGGTGCTGCTGCAGATCAGCCAGGGCCGGCAGCCGTGCTGGAAGCTCAACCTGAAATTCGATCGGCCGGACATGGCGTGGCTGGTACAGAAAACCGGACGCACGGGCTGGTACTATCGCGTTCTAAAGAGCGGCCGGATCGAACCGGGTTCGACGGTCGACCTCGTCGAGCGGCCGCATCCACACTGGACGATCGCGCGGCTCAACGCCGTCATCGCCTCCCGCAGTCTTGCGCGTGAGGAACTGAGCGAGATGGCTGCGCTATCCGTTCTCGCGGAGTCCTGGCGCAACCTCGCTCGCCGGCGCTTGGAATCGCGCGAGGTTGAAAGCTGGTCCAAACGGCTCGGACAGAACACGGAAACCTAG
- a CDS encoding methanol/ethanol family PQQ-dependent dehydrogenase: protein MRKLMFAASVAAAALASPALANDDVVKNQANPNFWASQSGDYAATRYSTLDQINTSNVADLKVAWTFSTGVLRGHEGSPLVIGDVMYLHTPFPNIVFALNLADEQKIIWKYEPKQDPSVIPVMCCDTVNRGLAYADGKIILQQADTNVVALDAKTGKELWKVANGDPKRGETATNTVLIVRDKVITAISGAEFGVRGYVTAYDLNTGKLAWRAYNIGPDNEILFDPNKTTSLGKPVGKDSSLKTWNGDQWKIGGGTLWGGWSYDPEADLFYYGSANPSTWNPSQRAGPDGKPIDQKWTMAIIARNPDTGVASWAYQMTPFDEWDYDGVNENILVDLDIKGQKTPALVHFDRNGFAYTLNRKNGELLVAEKFDPVVNWATGIDMDKASPNYGRPIRVAKYSTFRDGKGADFNTKGICPAALGSKDMQPASFSKLTGLFYVPTNHVCMDYEPFKVSYTSGQPYVGATLSMFPAPDSHGGMGNFIAWDASQGKIVWSKPEQFSVWSGALTTAGGVVFYGTLEGYFKAVDQKDGKELFKFKTPSGIISNAMTYTHGGKQYVGVMSGVGGWAGIGLAAGLTNPNDGLGAVGGYAGLKQYTNLGGTLTVFSLP from the coding sequence ATGCGCAAACTCATGTTTGCGGCGAGTGTCGCGGCAGCGGCACTAGCCTCGCCAGCGTTGGCGAACGACGACGTGGTCAAGAACCAGGCCAACCCGAACTTCTGGGCCTCGCAATCGGGTGACTACGCCGCGACGCGCTATTCGACGCTCGATCAGATCAACACATCGAACGTTGCCGATCTCAAAGTCGCGTGGACGTTCTCGACGGGCGTGCTTCGCGGACACGAAGGATCTCCCCTCGTGATCGGCGACGTCATGTATCTTCACACGCCATTCCCGAACATCGTGTTCGCTCTGAACCTTGCGGACGAGCAGAAGATCATCTGGAAATACGAACCGAAGCAGGACCCCTCGGTCATTCCGGTGATGTGCTGTGATACCGTCAACCGCGGCCTCGCGTATGCCGACGGCAAGATCATCCTGCAGCAGGCCGATACCAACGTCGTGGCGCTTGACGCCAAGACCGGCAAGGAACTTTGGAAAGTCGCCAACGGCGATCCGAAACGCGGCGAAACGGCGACCAACACCGTTCTGATCGTTCGCGACAAGGTCATCACGGCAATCTCGGGCGCCGAGTTCGGCGTGCGCGGTTATGTGACGGCTTACGATCTGAACACCGGCAAGCTCGCCTGGCGCGCTTACAACATCGGACCGGACAATGAAATCCTGTTCGATCCCAATAAAACAACATCGCTCGGCAAGCCGGTCGGCAAGGACTCGTCGCTGAAGACTTGGAACGGCGATCAGTGGAAGATCGGTGGCGGTACCCTCTGGGGCGGCTGGTCCTACGATCCGGAAGCCGATCTCTTCTATTATGGTTCGGCCAACCCTTCGACGTGGAACCCTTCGCAGCGCGCTGGGCCCGATGGCAAGCCGATCGACCAGAAATGGACGATGGCGATCATCGCTCGCAATCCCGATACCGGTGTCGCGAGCTGGGCGTATCAGATGACGCCGTTCGACGAGTGGGACTATGACGGCGTCAACGAGAACATCCTCGTTGATCTCGACATCAAGGGGCAAAAAACCCCGGCGCTTGTCCACTTCGATCGCAACGGCTTCGCCTACACGCTCAATCGCAAGAACGGCGAGCTTCTGGTCGCCGAGAAGTTCGATCCGGTCGTGAACTGGGCAACCGGCATCGACATGGATAAGGCGAGCCCGAACTATGGCCGTCCGATCCGCGTCGCCAAGTATTCGACCTTCCGCGACGGCAAGGGCGCCGACTTCAACACCAAGGGCATTTGCCCTGCGGCTCTCGGTTCAAAAGACATGCAGCCGGCTTCCTTCTCGAAGCTGACCGGCTTGTTCTATGTGCCGACGAACCACGTCTGCATGGACTATGAGCCGTTCAAGGTGTCCTACACCTCGGGCCAGCCCTACGTCGGTGCCACGCTTTCGATGTTCCCGGCTCCCGACAGCCACGGCGGCATGGGTAACTTCATCGCCTGGGACGCGTCGCAAGGTAAGATCGTCTGGTCGAAGCCCGAGCAGTTCTCGGTCTGGTCTGGCGCTCTGACGACCGCTGGCGGCGTCGTGTTCTACGGCACGCTCGAAGGCTACTTCAAAGCCGTCGACCAGAAGGATGGCAAGGAACTGTTCAAGTTCAAAACGCCGTCGGGCATCATCAGCAACGCGATGACGTACACCCACGGTGGTAAGCAGTACGTCGGCGTGATGTCGGGCGTCGGCGGCTGGGCCGGTATCGGTCTCGCGGCAGGCTTGACGAACCCGAACGATGGTCTGGGTGCTGTCGGTGGCTACGCTGGCCTGAAGCAGTACACCAACCTTGGCGGCACGCTCACGGTCTTCTCGCTGCCCTAG
- a CDS encoding PLP-dependent aminotransferase family protein encodes MQLPLEVDRESSLNLQTQVFEQIRGMILAGQLRSGQRLPGSRHLCQQLQVSRITITLALARLADEGYIETARSVGTFVSREIPEQALHALQTDLEHKKPTGTPAHDRSRLPKIRSHTLVNELAHRIAIDFWVGRPDPRSFPLRTWTRLTNKRLLSAGSALTEYRDPTGVPELRQAIADHLRPARGIIAEPEQIIITGGCQEALNLVCRMLMSPGTHAIVESPGYAGASYLFESFGANLHHIEVDEKGLEVAQLPDVTNAVAYVTPSHQYPMGCTLPLDRRLELLAWAVKTDSYIVEDDYDSDFRYVGSPLAALKALDSANRVFYVGTFSKCLGAGLRLGYVVVPPELMPAARRYKALTNNGQPWLEQAVLADFMNTGGYARHLRKIRQHYLGKRDALLQALGSAFGDGTTIGAEAGMHMVWRTPDHLPAAPEIITRALNCGVGVYDLSPRSAVIAPTRPDVERYLIFGYSSLSEKQIATGIERLADAVQNKTRAEDAHESSVCRA; translated from the coding sequence GTGCAGCTTCCGCTTGAAGTCGATCGAGAGTCGTCACTCAATCTGCAGACTCAGGTTTTTGAGCAAATCCGGGGAATGATTCTCGCTGGTCAGCTTCGCTCAGGCCAGCGCCTGCCGGGCAGCCGGCATCTTTGCCAGCAACTCCAGGTCTCGCGGATCACGATCACGCTGGCTCTCGCGCGGCTTGCCGATGAGGGCTACATCGAAACCGCGAGGTCGGTGGGCACGTTCGTTTCCCGCGAAATCCCGGAACAGGCTCTCCACGCGCTGCAGACGGACCTTGAACACAAGAAGCCAACCGGCACGCCCGCGCATGATCGGTCGCGGCTTCCAAAAATCCGGTCGCACACGCTCGTCAACGAGCTTGCGCATCGGATTGCGATCGATTTCTGGGTCGGCCGTCCGGACCCACGCTCGTTTCCCCTAAGAACGTGGACGCGTCTGACGAACAAGCGATTGCTGAGCGCTGGTTCGGCGCTGACCGAATACAGAGATCCGACGGGCGTCCCCGAGCTTCGGCAAGCCATTGCGGATCATCTTCGCCCCGCACGCGGCATCATCGCCGAGCCGGAGCAGATCATCATCACCGGCGGCTGCCAGGAAGCGCTCAATCTCGTGTGCCGCATGCTGATGTCACCGGGAACGCATGCGATCGTGGAATCGCCGGGATATGCGGGCGCCTCGTATCTGTTCGAGTCCTTCGGCGCCAACCTGCATCACATCGAGGTGGACGAAAAAGGCCTCGAAGTTGCGCAGCTTCCCGACGTCACCAACGCTGTCGCCTATGTGACGCCTTCACACCAATATCCGATGGGCTGCACGCTGCCGCTGGATCGCAGGCTCGAGTTGCTGGCTTGGGCGGTCAAAACGGACTCGTACATCGTCGAAGACGACTACGACAGCGACTTCCGGTATGTCGGCTCGCCGCTGGCCGCGTTGAAAGCGCTCGATAGCGCCAATCGCGTTTTCTATGTCGGCACGTTTTCGAAATGCCTCGGAGCCGGGCTTCGTCTCGGCTATGTCGTCGTGCCGCCGGAGTTGATGCCCGCTGCGCGCCGCTACAAGGCCCTGACGAACAATGGTCAGCCGTGGCTGGAGCAGGCTGTTCTCGCGGACTTCATGAACACCGGCGGCTACGCGCGGCATCTCCGCAAGATTCGTCAGCATTATCTCGGCAAACGCGACGCGCTGCTGCAAGCGTTGGGCAGCGCATTCGGTGACGGAACGACGATCGGAGCGGAAGCCGGAATGCATATGGTCTGGCGCACGCCCGATCATTTGCCCGCCGCGCCGGAAATCATCACGCGCGCGCTCAATTGCGGCGTCGGCGTTTACGACCTGTCACCGCGTTCGGCGGTGATTGCTCCGACGCGTCCGGATGTCGAACGCTATCTCATATTCGGATATTCGTCGTTGTCGGAAAAACAGATCGCGACTGGCATCGAGCGTCTCGCAGACGCCGTGCAGAATAAGACGCGGGCCGAGGATGCGCATGAGTCATCGGTGTGCCGTGCCTGA
- a CDS encoding Crp/Fnr family transcriptional regulator — protein MTHPQPIRCDACTVRHRAVCGALGPREVERLNAIARHRTISSGQAIVGDQDRVVSFASIVSGVVKLTKTLSDGRQQIVGLQFASDFLGRPFRDRSVYEATAVSDVHLCIYDRRQFEQLVREFPGFERRLFENTLDELDAAREWMLLLGRKSAEEKVASFILMVSKKLESINGHGGEGRPAKFELPITRTEIADFLGLTIETVSRQVSRLKSEKIIALEGLRTVAVLDLARLEKASSG, from the coding sequence GTGACGCACCCGCAACCCATCCGCTGCGACGCATGCACGGTCCGTCACCGGGCTGTTTGTGGCGCGCTGGGCCCCAGAGAGGTCGAGCGGCTGAACGCGATCGCGCGTCACCGGACGATTTCGTCGGGGCAGGCGATCGTCGGCGACCAGGACCGCGTCGTGTCTTTTGCCAGCATCGTGTCCGGCGTCGTCAAGCTGACGAAAACCCTGTCGGACGGACGCCAGCAGATCGTTGGCCTGCAGTTCGCTTCCGATTTCCTCGGACGCCCGTTCCGCGACCGGAGCGTGTACGAGGCGACCGCCGTCAGCGACGTACACCTTTGTATCTACGACCGGCGCCAGTTCGAGCAGCTGGTGCGCGAGTTCCCGGGTTTCGAGCGCCGGCTTTTTGAGAATACGCTGGATGAACTCGACGCCGCGCGCGAGTGGATGCTTTTGCTCGGCCGGAAAAGCGCCGAGGAAAAGGTCGCCAGTTTCATCCTCATGGTTTCGAAGAAGCTGGAGAGCATCAACGGCCATGGGGGCGAGGGGCGGCCGGCAAAATTCGAGCTACCGATCACGCGCACCGAGATTGCCGATTTTCTCGGGCTGACGATCGAGACCGTCAGCAGGCAGGTGTCTCGCCTCAAGAGCGAAAAAATCATCGCGCTCGAAGGATTGCGCACGGTCGCCGTGCTCGACCTCGCACGCCTCGAAAAGGCGAGCAGCGGCTGA
- a CDS encoding cobalamin-binding protein: MREFPARRLVCLTEETVETLYLLGEDERIVGVSGYAVRPPRVRHEKPRISAFTSADIPKIAALEPDLVLAFSDIQAGIAGDLARAGLAVHVFNQRDLAGIFAMIRTVGALIGCPDKANDLARSLEDRVRAVASETRSRTPRPRVYFEEWDDPMISGICWVSELIEVAGGDDIFAEKRSAAAAKDRIVSADDVLARAPDVILASWCGKKVRPEKISDRQGWRDMPAVANNRIHEIKSPLILQPGPAALTDGLNAIRNALA, encoded by the coding sequence ATGCGCGAATTCCCTGCCCGCAGGCTCGTCTGCCTCACCGAAGAGACCGTCGAAACGCTCTATCTCCTCGGCGAGGACGAGCGCATCGTAGGGGTGTCGGGATACGCCGTCCGCCCGCCCCGCGTGCGGCATGAAAAACCGCGCATCTCGGCCTTCACGTCAGCCGACATCCCGAAGATCGCCGCGCTCGAACCCGACCTCGTGCTGGCGTTTTCCGACATCCAGGCCGGTATCGCGGGCGACCTCGCTCGCGCCGGTCTCGCCGTCCATGTCTTCAACCAGCGCGACCTCGCCGGCATCTTCGCCATGATCCGCACAGTCGGCGCGCTCATCGGCTGTCCGGACAAGGCGAACGATCTGGCGCGCTCGCTCGAAGACCGCGTGCGCGCCGTCGCTTCGGAAACGCGCTCGCGAACGCCGCGGCCGCGCGTCTATTTCGAGGAGTGGGACGATCCGATGATTTCCGGAATCTGCTGGGTCTCGGAATTGATCGAGGTTGCGGGCGGCGACGACATCTTCGCGGAAAAGCGATCGGCGGCGGCGGCCAAGGATCGCATCGTTTCGGCCGACGACGTGCTCGCGCGCGCGCCGGACGTCATTCTGGCGTCGTGGTGCGGAAAGAAAGTCCGGCCCGAGAAGATTTCCGATCGTCAGGGCTGGCGCGACATGCCGGCCGTCGCCAATAACCGCATTCACGAGATCAAATCTCCGCTTATTCTCCAGCCTGGCCCGGCGGCGCTGACCGACGGGCTCAATGCCATCCGCAATGCCCTTGCTTGA